Part of the Mangifera indica cultivar Alphonso chromosome 4, CATAS_Mindica_2.1, whole genome shotgun sequence genome, GGCAGGTTTAGTTCTAAGTACCAATTGTAATGATTATTTGCTATGTAGTATTGGGGATATAACAATTTCTCCTCATTGTTTCAATAAAGTAACAAACAAACCCATCTTGGTCGGTGACAAATGCAAAAAATTGATTACTTCACCACAAGACCCTTTACCCAATTAAATTccacattaaaaataaaataaaataaaatgggaATTGAAGtgtattaatataaagaataataaattgtttttgagacaatgtttcagtttttttcaatttttatatatttaaaataaacatttgaaaaattttatatatatatatatatatatatatatgttagataGAGGGTATCATATCTTTATGGGTTAATATAATCAACTGTTTggatgaatttattattatcttgaaCCCTTAGGTGTGTTTTACTGAAACCTTGAGGAGGAAATTTTTATAACCCCTATAGTACTGATATTACCACTTTAGGCCTAGCCCTCAGGTTTTGCCTTTGCATTCACCTAAAAGGCCTTATGAGATTAGAATAGGCATACATTCATATAGGCCAATGATCCTACTTAACCAGACAATGTAGGATTCTTCATATCATCCTCTACTCATCCATATTGGATCTTAGGTGTTTGGGGTGGTTCAAAAAATATCGCTTTCAACCAATATGGTTTATCACTCTTGTGGCTTTAGAAACTTATGGACAAATATCATAGAACCCTTAGAATTTGATAGGCCACCCATTATCAAGGTGTATCAAAGGAAGAAGGGCTGGATAAACATAACAGATATGGTGAAGTGATTGGATAAGCATAACAGATAATGTGTTCAAATTGGAAGATTGGCAGGATAATGGAGTAGATAGAATAAGGGAATATTTGAGTAAGGTTGTAGCTAAAAAGGGGGAGGATAACTCAATTTGAAGGGGTTGCTGCACTTATAAATAAGAGAGAGAAGCTGGCAGTAATTATCAAGGAAAAAGTCAAGGGAATTAGGGGGTAGGGGGCTTCGGCCTAGGGGGAAACCGGCATCTCTGCTGCCAGTGTCCATTTGGTTACTGTTACTAATAATTTCAGAATAATTCCAACATAAACATTGCTTGTATTTTgatagtttaattaatatagtaaTTGGTTGCTCAGGTATCCATCAGAATCACTTACAGTGGAAGGTGTTGAGATAGTTTTATTACTGCAGGGGATCAAAGTTACTATGGAACCTCAGGGGTTCCAAGGATATTTTACCcagaatataaatatgaaaaatgctCATCTATACTCATCTTGAAGAGTGTCCAAGATTTTCATAAATGCCTATATGTTATCCACTATCCTTTCAACAGACTTGAGCACTAAATATTCACATTGAAATTAAAGATTCACAGACTGGAAATAAAGCATTAAAGAGTCTGTATATGGGAAGGAGCAATTGTTCACTATTTTGGTAAAGCCCAAATCAGTAATATTGTACACTTTGTTTATAGATTCACCGAAAGGATGACCAAGATTAGTCATGTCAGTACAGTTCTCATTTACATGCATGTATATTTTTACTCTTTGGGTTATAGAGATGAAGACTGATTTCTCAACATTCATTCCCGTTGAATAATAAGTTTTCAAATGCTTCATATACAGTATGTTCCAGAGGGTTATGgtaatttaatgttttcaaatgTGTGGGGGAAAACTAGATTTAAACTTGAATGTATGTGGTTGACATTTCCCTTCATAACTTCTGGTAATTAAAGTTGAGGCATTACTTGTAGGTTATTCTACGGTGGGGACTGCAGAGAGGCACAAGTGTGCTACCATGTAGCCTAAAGGCTGATCGGATAAGGAAAAACATAGACATCTTCAGTTGGTGTCTATCTGAGGAAGAGTGGAACCGGTTGAACCAGATTGAGCCTCAGGTATGTTTAATTGGAAATGAGACTTTCAGTAATCTCTCAGCCAGTGGTTTCATGGTTGGTAGTGGTCCTCTTCAAGCTGTGCGTGAGATAGAAGATGATGTGGAATCCAATGCCTgattttaatacttgtttttcctatatgataatatgtattttattttcaaaaatcttgCTGATTATTATAATATGTGGTGTATGGTATGTCCATTGTTTGtaagattttgattttgtgGATGTTGAATAGAAGGCCATATTTTAcattaaaacatttattattctACATCAAATTTGACCAATTAACTATTATATTGGAAAAGCTTCTGTTTTTTTTCAGAATTGTGGGTTGGTAATGGTGGAATATCCACTATTATCTTCTGATTGATAGTGGATTCACCACCTAAACGCCCATTAAGATGTTGTACTATGATgcataataaatgtttaatcaacaaattttcatattatgaGATATTTTCTTCATTATGGTTAACAGGGACTTATGAACTACCCATTTCGATACCTATTTACAGTCAGCAAAATGCATACAAATTTTCCTATTTATTGAGAAATAACCTATCTTTTGTAAAATTCAACCATGTGTTCTAGAAGTCATACATTTGAATGGAACTTCCCTTGTTCTATGAATATGATATTACTTTTACTAGTTGTTACATTTCGTGTCTTCAATTCAACATTGTGAAATATGCCTTTGACATTTAATGTTATtggtttaaaatgttttaagtatTGAGGTTGATATTGCTTTGATTATTAATAAGTGGGTAGGAAAAGGAGAAAATTCAAAGGACTGGCACCACTTTTGGTTTGTCTGATTTGACCCGTCACTTTTAAATATCCATTAAGAAAATACTTTTATAAATAGAGAcaaattggttttgtttttCAAGTCTATGGTATGATATCATTCAATGCAAAGCAAGACAAAATTGATTTATGAATTACATGGTCAAATTATACAATTGCATCTTGTTTATTTAATTGGCTATAACTGCCACATGAAGCTTGAACAGAAGAAAGTCTTAAAACACAACcattgacaaatatatatatatattgtgagACTTATAAATTCAACTTCAACAATTCCTAATCTTATAATACAAAAGTCTTCACATGGGCATAGTTGATTCTTCAAGTATGCTGCAAAATGAGcttccaaattttccaatctgTTAAATCATAGAAAAAAGAATGTAAACAAATGTGCTAAAAAATCATCATGAAATAGAATTCTTAAGGCACCAGTTTCAAGTCTAGTCacttgagtttttgaaagtatTTTTATGCCTAAAAATGCATATAGCAGTATTTGCTACAGAGTTAGTAGTTGCTCCTAGTGatctttgttttatttgtttcactATAATTATAGTTTGGAAAAGAAACTGGCAAGCTTGAGTTATGAGAAACTTCTGAGAATCAAGAAATGAAGTGATTAACCCAGTCAAAAACAACTTCTGGATCCTTTTCTGACCCCGGATCTCTAAAGTGCAAAAAATGGGCCAAACCAcatcaactaaaacaaaatcatttcaGTTTCTCATCATCTAAAATGGCATGCACTAAAATATAGATAGAAACTTTCGGATATGCTTTTCATTTGATATAAACTACAAACGATCatcatacaaaaaaatattaaaaatgtaatttcatAAATGCTTGAGAACCATCACTTTCTGCTGAATGTTATGACTTACAATGTCCAGGATCAGTTGTTTAGTTTCTTCTGTCAGATCCCTATCTCTCCTTAAAGTTGTTAAAGGCAGCAACTCAGTGAATCCAAGTGTGTGAACACATATTTACAACTGGATGactttttatattgaaaaacatCAATAAACACAGCAGCAAATGGAAGAACCAGAGAACTAGATGATGTTGTCGAGCCAAGAAACTAGCTGCTGCATTGTAGGCCGCAGTTTAGGAGATTCACTTAAGCACAAACATGCAATGTCCAGAACCCTCAACAATTCCTTATCATGCTTCTTGTCATAAATGAAAGGATCCAACACCTCACTTTCCCTGTTTTCTTCCTTCATCTGTATTACCCAAGAAATCAAATTCCTGCATCCTCGTGGTTTACACATATCCATTGGTCTTTTCCCAGTAAGAAGTTCTAAAAGCACAACCCCAAAGCTGTACACATCACCTTTATAAGTAGCAACAGAGGCTTGGCCATACTCAGGAGGGATGTAGCCTAATGTACCAACAAGATCTGTAGTCACATGAGTATCATAGGGGAGTATGAGCCTAGCAAGACCAAAATCAGCTAAGTGGGCAACAAAATTCTCATCCAGAAGAATATTACTGGACTTTATGTCTCGGTGAAGGATATGAGGTTCACATGATTGGTGCAAATAAGTAAGCCCCCTTGCTGCCCCTTGTGCAATTTGAAGCCTCGTATCCCAATCAAGTAAGGATGGTCCATCAAGTTTCTCATGTAACCAATAATCTAAGCTCCCATTTTCCATGTAAGAATATATCAACAGCCTGTCACTGTTGTAGATGCAGTATCCTTGAAGATGAACAAGATTTGGATGTTGAGCTCTTGAAAGGGTTTCAACTTCAGCACGGAATTCCCTGTCCATCTGACCAGAGTCACCAGAGAGCCGTTTGACCGCAACCTTCCCACCATCAGGGAGAGTGGCTCTGTAAACAAGACCAAAACCCCCGCAGCCTATAATATTTGCTTGGTCGAAATTGTTAGTAGATTTTAAAAGATCATCAATAGAGAGCTCTTTATTATTCTCCTTGTTCTGAAACAAAACTAATGACCTTGAACTGAGTTCTTCTGGATCTTTATCATTAGCGTCAGCCTCCTGTGTCTCAGGATCAACCTCTCCCTGCCTACGTGCCCACAATAGTATCATGGTCATGAGGACAAGAAGAAAAGCTGTCCCAAATATGACCCCAACAACCATTCCTATAATAATAGCTTTGCTCCTTTTTGATTTTTCTGGAGATCCAACAGGAACTTGATTGATATCTTTATCACTGTTCGCACACGGGAGTAGATGCTCGCCACAGAGATTATTATTTCCTTCAAAGCTTGAATTTGGAAAAGTTGCAAATTGACCTCCAGAAGGGATCTTCCCATAGAGTTGATTAAAGGCAACACTAAACTTGGACAAAAAGCTGAGTTCCACCAAAGAAGATGGTATGGTCCCTGTTAGATTATTATGGGACAAATCTAGACTCTCCAAGCTTGTCATGCCAGATAATTCACTCGGGATTGGTCCAGATAAATCATTAGCTTTTAAATTCAAGACATTGAGTTTTTTCAGGTTCCCAAACTCTGGCCAGATTGATCCATTAAGGGCATTGTGGCTAAGGTAAATAGTTGGAGGAAAgcttaaaatttgattatattgaAAACCTCTTACACTGTCATTTCTTTTCAGAAAAAAAGGTATATCTGGGGAAGGCTCCTCCAATGAAATATTCCTACTGATGAGGCTTGGTAATCCAGTTATGCTTTTTGGAATCTCCCCGATGAAGGTGTTGTTTGATAAGTCCAAGTAAAAGAGATCATTAAAACTGCCAAACCAGTCTGGAATTCTTCCACTCAACTGATTCCAAGATAAATCCAACAACTGCAACTTGGTGCAGCCACTCAACCATTGGGGTATCAAACCCCTAAGTCTACAATTTGCAATAACAAGAGCTTTTAAGTTCTGAAACTGAAGTCCTGGATCAGCAGGCAATTCTTCATCAGGAAAGTTCCTGGTGAGAACTAAAGCAGTTAGGTTGCTGCAGTGCTGCAAGATTTGGAGAGCAGAAGAAAGATTAACGATGCCAGCATTTGTGAGAGACAGATAAGAGAGGCTTTGAAAATTCCCAAAGCTTTCTGGAATTTGACCACTTAAATTGTTCCTGGCAAGATTGATGCTTTTCAATTGCCTACAAAAGGGAAGATTACTAGGGAGAGAACCAGTAAACCTATTAGTACCTAAATCAAGAGATGTCAAACTAGTCATAGCTGAACAATTAAGATCTAAGGAACCTGCCAAAGAGTTATTCCTCAAGTTGAGCAAATGAAGAGTTGGTGAATTTGACAATGAAATAGGTATCCTACCACTGAATTTATTGGAATGAGCAACAAGATATTGAAACTTACTTAATGTAACAAACACATCTGGGATCATACCTGAAAACTCATTAGCTGATATATCTAAACGCTTAATACTAGAAAGATTAGAAATGGAAGAACTAAGCTGTCCAGAAAATCTGTTGTCTTGCAGACTCAATGAACTCAAGTTTTGAAGGTGAAATATGTCCTCAGCTATAACACCACTCAGGTTATTCATGCCAAGACATAGTTCCTCCAAAGAGACACAATTTCCTAATCCCGGTGATAGATGACCAGAGAAATAGTTCACTGATAAACGAAGAACACGAATTTCGGAAGAATTGTAGCAAATATGAGTAGGAACTGAAGTGTTTAAGGAGTTGGAAGAAATGTCAAGAAGATGAAGCGAAGGTAGATTGATGGTAAGAGGAAGCGGGCCATAAAACTCATTAGAGTTCAAGTCTAAGACCTGTAAATATGGCAAATGGAACAAAGACAGAGGAAGAGAGCCTTTGAGGAAATTGTGAGACAGATTGAGGAATCCAAGTTGTGAAGGAAAATTGATGGTTTCAGGAAATGGGCCATACAAATCATTGGAGTTCAAGTCCAGTACTTGTAAATTTGGCAAATTGAACAAAGAGGGAGGAAGTGAAGACTTGAGGAAATTGTGTGAGAGATTGAGGATTCTAAGTTGATCAAGATTACCTACAGAATCAGATAAACTGCCAGTTAATCTTCTTTTATCAAGAGCCAACATGGTTACTCTACTAGAACCTGCAGTATCATTTAACCCaagtgaagatgaagaattgCAAGTGATGCCTACCCAGTTACAGCAATCAGTTGAATCGGTGTCCAAACCATCAATCCTTGAATCCAAACTGTTGAAGAACCCTCGCAATGCTGCCAAATCACTTGGATTGCATGTCAAGTTTTGATTCTCTGTCTGAGCTTGAGCTTGCAAGTAGAACCCAACAAGAAAGATGATAAAACACAAATCCTGAGACCCCATGATAGCCAAAAAGAGTTACGTGCTTGTAATGTAAAATCAAGAGTCAGTAGGAAGCATAatgaaaaagcaaagaaaaagataGGTTTGGCTCTCgggaatgaaaaagaaagacggataggaaaacaaaaccaaaacaaaatggTGGGTTTGACTTCAACACGGCTTGGTTGTAAAAGAAGAGGATCAAAATGGTGCCTTTGGGTTACCGACTACTGCGGGTAAGAAACCGAGAAGCAATAAAGCAAGTCAAAGTGTGGCCTATTAATGACCGTTAAAGACAACGCCGGGCCGCCTTTGTAATATGCAGTTCTCCGATCCGAACGTTTATTTCATGGATTGCCTAAACCGTGAACTACATCACCATTTAAACCCCCAACCCCACTTTAAGTTAGTGGATAATAAATTTAAGACCAAATAAttctttcccacccaaggtttgataaaatgacccTTTCTCacccattaaattaaaaaaaaaaaaaactattttctcCTTCATctattaagtgttatttttaactatgaaaaaatatttatatctttcCTAGCCAATTATCTTCTCCagaatttacttttattaactttgaaataATCACACTCCAAAAGAGTTACCTCCACTCTGATACCGGTATCATCATTTATATCATACAATTATAACTGTAACTAAGAGATATGATAATGACtcaaatacaaaatgatatGAACCTTAACTGATTCATATCTAAAAACTAAGTATTGAAATTGGAGAGTCAAAGATCATGTAAACTCTATACATAAAGTTCATACCTTTCAATATGAGATTCAAAATCTCTTCCGTACACTTGTGATCCCAACATTATCTTCCTctatttttgaattgattttccCACTGGAGTTGGATCTTAAATTAGATGTATTGCCCTAATTAGAAACACTATCTCGTCCAACAAACAGcttctttttgttgattttcaaCTTTAAACATAAGTGTAAGATCAGTAGGGTTGTAGTTGCACCACACCTCTATGGATGACtctttttacttaaatttgtgAAACTTTTAAGTGAAGAGGAAGCTAtcgagatattttattttaagtttctttttcatcttttcccATGTTACAATACCATTCTACTTTATCCTTCcatgtttcattttttcttcaaattctcccaccataAAGAAGCAAGCTTTTTCAACTTGATAGCCGCCAGTTTCACCTTATATCTTTGCAGTTGAAAAACTTGATCTACAGTGTTAAGCCAATCAATGAACTCATCAGGTTGCATTCTTCCTTCAAATTCTGGAATGTCCATTTTAACATCAAAGTCTTTTTAAACAAAACGGTTTCTCAAATGATGGGGAGTGCTTTCACTTCTAGACGCTTGGCTGTAGATCTTGTGAAATGGAGATGGTTGGCGATTTTGTTCTCATTACGTTCAGAATTCTTACAGAGTTGTAAAAGTTGCTGGATTTGTTAGAAAACTAAAAGGACGGAGAATGTATATTAAAGGCTTCCATTCCTGTAGAGCTTCAGTATCTGAATCAATTGGAAAGATTCAACCATAACTTTCTCCTAAAAACTTCAAATCCAATATTGTAAAATGTGCTGGAAAGCTGGCACGGGGACTTTTCCAGTAATATGAAGTTCAATTTATCCCAAATCATCGTTGATATTGATTTTGCTGCGTACTGAATTAGAGTAAGTATTTGAAGGGTACGTCCTTGAATTTGCATTCACGCTCATCGAATGTAACACTCCATTGTTAGTCTCCTTTAGAAGCAGTCATTCCTATTCAAATTGGGATGAGCTCACATACAATTAGAGtcggattcgagccgagccgagctcggctcggttcatttATGGGCGGtttgagttcggctcgagctcaactcggctcAGCTCGAGTTCGACTCGGCTCGGCTGGAGTTCGGTTCGGTTCGGCTCAGCtcgttttttattatcaaaacgacatcgtttttaatatatattgatcaaaacgacgtcgttttgtataaaaatttttttaaaaaaatctattaagtcaacccgagctagctcgagctcgatcgagccgagccaagcccagctcgtttcgggctcgatcgagccgagctcgagctagctcaGCTCGAGtcagctcggctcgagtccagccctacatACAATGCTCAATTGTATCATAAATATACTGAGTCTATAAGTATagagattgaaactcatattacacaaaatcaattatctTATGTTAATGTCTAATACACTTATATAACActaatttatattgtatttattagatatgagattTTAGTCTCTATTATAAACTGTTAGACTCGTCGCTTGATTGAGTCCATTTTTGAACAAGTATGTTTGGTTGAGTCCCTTTTTAAACAAGTGCGTTGTCATTtgtatttaagaatattttaggGTATTAGACTTATCATTTGACATATGTCCtgatactatattataaatatattagttttataaGTGTAGAGATcgaaatttatatatacaaaactaattgatttgtgttaaactctaatatattatatttatatatcaccCATTATATTGTGTTTATTGTACATGAGACGTTAATATCCAACAACGAAATTTAGAACCAAGAGCAGATGAATCTTAGCTTCAATCTCTTGGAAGAGAAGTAAGAGTAGTAAAAATGAGAAGGAAAAGTagttgaaaatgaattttctatatttgaagaggaagaaacaatCAAATTGAACTTGGGTAGAAAAGAGGTCATCATCGGTAAAGATAGAGTGAACACAAtaacaacccaaaaaaaaaaaaagatgagacATAATCACCAACAATTGAGATATAACAGGAGAGATCAATTGAGATATAAAATaaggtttaaaattaaaaacttggCAGCTAATTTTAGAGATCAAATAAAACGACGCTGGCCAATAATCACAAGATTTATGGGTTAGGGAAATCCTTAATGAAGGATCATGACTGATGAAACAATGAGAACAGCCCAGATTGGAAGTTTGGGCCCCCCTCCTTGATAATTTCCACCTCTTATTTCTTGGACGGCAACTTCTCCAAAGGCCTGTCAATTAAGTCTGTTCATTCCAGTCTGACACGTTTAAGTTTGGgtctaaatttttataagct contains:
- the LOC123214546 gene encoding phytosulfokine receptor 1; this translates as MGSQDLCFIIFLVGFYLQAQAQTENQNLTCNPSDLAALRGFFNSLDSRIDGLDTDSTDCCNWVGITCNSSSSLGLNDTAGSSRVTMLALDKRRLTGSLSDSVGNLDQLRILNLSHNFLKSSLPPSLFNLPNLQVLDLNSNDLYGPFPETINFPSQLGFLNLSHNFLKGSLPLSLFHLPYLQVLDLNSNEFYGPLPLTINLPSLHLLDISSNSLNTSVPTHICYNSSEIRVLRLSVNYFSGHLSPGLGNCVSLEELCLGMNNLSGVIAEDIFHLQNLSSLSLQDNRFSGQLSSSISNLSSIKRLDISANEFSGMIPDVFVTLSKFQYLVAHSNKFSGRIPISLSNSPTLHLLNLRNNSLAGSLDLNCSAMTSLTSLDLGTNRFTGSLPSNLPFCRQLKSINLARNNLSGQIPESFGNFQSLSYLSLTNAGIVNLSSALQILQHCSNLTALVLTRNFPDEELPADPGLQFQNLKALVIANCRLRGLIPQWLSGCTKLQLLDLSWNQLSGRIPDWFGSFNDLFYLDLSNNTFIGEIPKSITGLPSLISRNISLEEPSPDIPFFLKRNDSVRGFQYNQILSFPPTIYLSHNALNGSIWPEFGNLKKLNVLNLKANDLSGPIPSELSGMTSLESLDLSHNNLTGTIPSSLVELSFLSKFSVAFNQLYGKIPSGGQFATFPNSSFEGNNNLCGEHLLPCANSDKDINQVPVGSPEKSKRSKAIIIGMVVGVIFGTAFLLVLMTMILLWARRQGEVDPETQEADANDKDPEELSSRSLVLFQNKENNKELSIDDLLKSTNNFDQANIIGCGGFGLVYRATLPDGGKVAVKRLSGDSGQMDREFRAEVETLSRAQHPNLVHLQGYCIYNSDRLLIYSYMENGSLDYWLHEKLDGPSLLDWDTRLQIAQGAARGLTYLHQSCEPHILHRDIKSSNILLDENFVAHLADFGLARLILPYDTHVTTDLVGTLGYIPPEYGQASVATYKGDVYSFGVVLLELLTGKRPMDMCKPRGCRNLISWVIQMKEENRESEVLDPFIYDKKHDKELLRVLDIACLCLSESPKLRPTMQQLVSWLDNII